In a genomic window of Streptomyces roseoviridis:
- a CDS encoding Lrp/AsnC family transcriptional regulator, with protein MEELDRQIVELLVKDGRMSYTDLGKATGLSTSAVHQRVRRLEQRGVIRGYAAVVDPEAVGLPLTAFISVKPFDPSAPDDTPDRLADIPEIEACHSVAGEENYILKVRVATPLELEHLLSRIRSQAHVSSRTTVVLSTPYEARPPRI; from the coding sequence ATGGAGGAGCTGGATCGTCAGATCGTCGAGTTGCTCGTCAAGGACGGGCGCATGAGCTACACCGACCTGGGCAAGGCCACCGGCCTGTCCACCTCGGCCGTACATCAGCGCGTCCGCCGCCTGGAGCAGCGCGGAGTCATCCGCGGTTACGCCGCCGTCGTCGATCCGGAGGCCGTCGGCCTGCCGCTCACGGCCTTCATCTCGGTGAAACCCTTCGACCCCAGCGCCCCCGACGACACCCCCGACCGGCTCGCCGACATCCCCGAGATCGAGGCGTGCCACAGCGTCGCGGGGGAGGAGAACTACATCCTCAAGGTGCGCGTCGCCACGCCGCTGGAACTCGAGCACCTGCTCAGCCGCATCCGCTCCCAGGCCCACGTCTCCAGCCGCACCACGGTCGTCCTGTCGACCCCGTACGAGGCCAGGCCGCCCCGCATCTAG
- a CDS encoding SCO1431 family membrane protein has product MTATSHAAARARVRTGGPKTDGPKVLEHLLGWTLVIVLAMFVTQAGLM; this is encoded by the coding sequence ATGACCGCGACCTCTCACGCCGCCGCCCGTGCCCGCGTCCGCACCGGCGGCCCGAAGACCGACGGACCGAAGGTCCTGGAGCACCTCCTCGGCTGGACCCTGGTGATCGTCCTGGCCATGTTCGTCACCCAGGCCGGCCTGATGTGA
- the fxsA gene encoding FxsA family membrane protein, with protein sequence MTTGAPPPLAPKRSRARTFLPLALAAWLVLEIWLLTVVADAAGGLTVLLLLVAGAVLGATVIKRAGRRAFANLTGTFQRAQEAALRGEAPTAADRTGAEDRNGFLMLGGLLLMLPGLISDAAGLLLLVPPVRTAVGRYAEKAVERRMGAAPHGSLQDAFQQARIHRPDGKVVQGEVVREDTPQGPERPRGSRPPLTP encoded by the coding sequence ATGACGACCGGCGCACCGCCTCCCCTCGCCCCGAAGCGCTCCCGCGCGCGTACGTTCCTTCCGCTGGCCCTCGCCGCATGGCTGGTCCTGGAGATCTGGCTGCTCACCGTCGTGGCGGACGCGGCGGGCGGCCTGACCGTCCTGCTGCTGCTCGTCGCCGGCGCCGTGCTCGGTGCCACCGTCATCAAGCGGGCCGGACGGCGTGCCTTCGCCAACCTCACCGGCACCTTCCAGCGCGCCCAGGAGGCGGCGCTGCGCGGCGAGGCGCCCACCGCCGCCGACCGGACCGGCGCGGAGGACCGCAACGGCTTCCTGATGCTCGGCGGACTGCTGCTGATGCTCCCCGGCCTGATCTCGGACGCGGCCGGGTTGCTGCTGCTCGTACCGCCGGTGCGCACGGCCGTCGGGCGGTACGCGGAGAAGGCGGTGGAGCGCCGGATGGGCGCCGCACCGCACGGAAGCCTCCAGGACGCCTTCCAGCAGGCCCGCATTCACCGGCCGGACGGGAAGGTCGTGCAGGGTGAGGTCGTCCGTGAGGACACTCCGCAGGGGCCCGAGCGGCCGCGGGGCTCGCGCCCGCCCCTCACGCCGTAG
- a CDS encoding hemolysin family protein, with amino-acid sequence MIVSLSLLAAAFLLILANGFFVAAEFGLVTVERADAERAAAEGDRRARGVVRALRELSFQLSGTQLGITLTSLVTGMLAEPALAGLLDGPLTATGLPAGAVSGIAVVVGMLLASGVQMVVGELVPKNWAVSRPLQVARFVAGPQHVFATLFRPVITLLNTVANRLVRLFGVEPADELDSVRTPGELVALARHSARAGALEQDTADLFVRTLSFGGLTAEQLMTPRVKVSALQSDATAADVVNLTRATGLSRFPVYRERIDEIVGMVHLKDALAVVPHERHRVPVGRIAVPPLLVPESLPARTLLERLRREQPIAVVVDEYGGTAGVVTLEDIVEELVGEVRDEHDTAADERPELAAVPSEDGSQIWEADGSCRVHTLHRIGLDVPEGPYETVAGLVADLLGRIPAPGDRAELPGWRLSVRQVDRYRAERVRITRTAQVPASAEAVR; translated from the coding sequence ATGATCGTCTCCCTCTCGCTGCTCGCCGCGGCATTCCTCCTGATCCTCGCCAACGGCTTCTTCGTGGCCGCCGAGTTCGGCCTCGTGACCGTGGAACGCGCCGACGCCGAGCGCGCCGCCGCCGAAGGCGACCGCCGGGCCCGCGGCGTCGTCAGGGCGCTGCGCGAGCTGTCCTTCCAGCTCTCCGGCACCCAGCTCGGCATCACCCTCACCTCGCTCGTCACCGGCATGCTCGCCGAGCCCGCGCTCGCCGGGCTGCTCGACGGACCGCTCACCGCGACCGGGCTGCCCGCCGGGGCCGTCTCCGGCATCGCCGTGGTCGTGGGCATGCTCCTGGCGTCCGGCGTGCAGATGGTGGTCGGCGAACTCGTGCCCAAGAACTGGGCGGTTTCCCGGCCGCTCCAGGTGGCCCGGTTCGTCGCCGGACCGCAGCACGTCTTCGCCACCCTCTTCCGGCCCGTGATCACCCTGCTCAACACGGTCGCCAACCGGCTCGTCCGGCTGTTCGGCGTCGAGCCGGCGGACGAGCTCGACTCCGTCCGCACGCCGGGCGAGCTCGTCGCCCTCGCCCGCCACTCGGCCCGGGCCGGCGCCCTCGAACAGGACACCGCCGACCTCTTCGTACGGACGCTGTCCTTCGGCGGGCTCACCGCGGAGCAGCTGATGACCCCGCGGGTGAAGGTGAGCGCCCTGCAGTCGGACGCCACCGCGGCCGACGTCGTCAACCTCACCCGCGCCACCGGCCTGTCCCGGTTCCCCGTCTACCGCGAGCGGATCGACGAGATCGTCGGCATGGTCCACCTCAAGGACGCCCTCGCCGTCGTCCCGCACGAGCGGCACCGCGTCCCCGTGGGCCGGATCGCCGTCCCGCCGCTGCTCGTCCCCGAGTCCCTGCCGGCCCGCACGCTCCTGGAGCGGCTGCGCCGGGAGCAGCCGATCGCCGTCGTCGTGGACGAGTACGGGGGAACCGCCGGGGTCGTCACCCTGGAGGACATCGTCGAGGAGCTCGTCGGCGAGGTGCGCGACGAGCACGACACCGCCGCCGACGAACGGCCCGAACTGGCCGCCGTGCCCTCCGAGGACGGCTCGCAGATCTGGGAGGCCGACGGCTCCTGCCGGGTGCACACCCTGCACCGGATAGGTCTCGACGTGCCCGAGGGGCCGTACGAGACGGTCGCCGGGCTCGTCGCCGATCTGCTCGGGCGCATCCCCGCCCCGGGTGACCGGGCCGAACTTCCCGGCTGGCGGCTCTCCGTGCGCCAGGTGGACCGCTACCGCGCCGAACGGGTGCGGATCACGCGCACCGCCCAGGTGCCGGCCTCGGCGGAGGCGGTCCGATGA
- a CDS encoding amidohydrolase, with translation MSAYEHRTVLLRGGEVHSPADPFATAMVVERGHVAWVGSEGAADAFASGVDEVVDLDGALVTPAFVDAHVHTTATGLALTGLDLSAAASLTEAADAIRAHAAARPADRILIGHGWDAARWPERRPLTRAELDDLTGGRPLYLTRIDVHSAVVTTALLDLVPGVRALTGFHDGQPLTGDAHHAVRAAAYAALSPSQRTEAQRAARQHAASLGIGTLHECGGPEISSEDDFTGLLDLARSEPGPRVVGYWADLDVERARALGALGAAGDLFADGSLGSHTACLHEPYADSAGAGVAHLDADAVAAHVVACTEAGLQAGFHAIGDAAVDAVVDGVRTAAEKLGLARIRAARHRVEHAEMLSPESIAAFAELGLTASVQPAFDAYWGGADGMYADRLGAERARTLNPYAALLRAGVPLAFGSDSPVTPLDPWGTVRAAAFHRTPEHRISVRAAFTAHTRGGWRAVGRDDAGTLVPGAPADYAIWRTGELVVQAPDDRVARWSTDPRSGTPGLPDLSPGGELPVCLRTVVFGQTVFVRPNE, from the coding sequence ATGAGCGCGTACGAACACCGCACCGTGCTGCTGCGCGGTGGAGAAGTCCACAGCCCCGCCGACCCCTTCGCCACCGCCATGGTCGTGGAGCGCGGACACGTCGCCTGGGTGGGCTCGGAGGGCGCGGCCGACGCCTTCGCCTCCGGCGTGGACGAGGTGGTCGACCTCGACGGCGCGCTCGTCACCCCCGCCTTCGTCGACGCCCACGTGCACACGACCGCCACCGGCCTCGCGCTCACCGGGCTCGACCTGTCCGCCGCCGCCTCGCTCACCGAGGCGGCGGACGCGATCCGCGCCCACGCCGCCGCCCGCCCGGCCGACCGCATCCTCATCGGCCACGGCTGGGACGCCGCCCGCTGGCCGGAGCGTCGCCCGCTCACCCGTGCCGAGCTGGACGACCTCACCGGCGGCCGACCGCTCTACCTCACCCGCATCGACGTCCACTCCGCCGTCGTCACCACCGCCCTGCTCGACCTCGTGCCCGGCGTCCGCGCGCTCACCGGCTTCCACGACGGGCAGCCCCTCACCGGTGACGCCCACCACGCCGTCCGCGCCGCCGCCTACGCCGCGCTCTCCCCGAGCCAGCGCACCGAGGCCCAGCGCGCCGCCCGGCAGCACGCCGCCTCCCTCGGCATCGGCACCCTGCACGAGTGCGGCGGCCCGGAGATCTCCTCGGAGGACGACTTCACCGGACTGCTCGACCTCGCCCGCAGCGAGCCCGGACCCCGGGTCGTCGGCTACTGGGCCGACCTCGACGTCGAGCGGGCCCGCGCCCTCGGCGCCCTCGGCGCGGCCGGCGACCTCTTCGCCGACGGCTCCCTCGGCTCCCACACCGCCTGCCTGCACGAGCCGTACGCCGACAGTGCCGGCGCCGGCGTCGCCCACCTCGACGCGGACGCCGTCGCCGCCCATGTCGTCGCCTGCACCGAGGCGGGTCTCCAGGCCGGTTTCCACGCCATCGGCGACGCCGCCGTCGACGCGGTGGTCGACGGCGTCAGGACCGCCGCCGAGAAGCTGGGCCTCGCCCGGATCAGGGCCGCCCGCCACCGCGTCGAGCACGCGGAGATGCTCAGCCCCGAGTCGATCGCCGCCTTCGCCGAGCTGGGCCTGACCGCCTCCGTGCAGCCGGCCTTCGACGCGTACTGGGGCGGCGCGGACGGCATGTACGCCGACCGTCTCGGCGCCGAGCGGGCCCGCACCCTCAACCCGTACGCCGCCCTGCTGCGGGCCGGTGTGCCGCTCGCCTTCGGATCCGACAGCCCGGTCACCCCGCTCGACCCGTGGGGGACCGTGCGCGCCGCCGCCTTCCACCGCACGCCCGAGCACCGGATCTCCGTCCGCGCCGCCTTCACCGCGCACACCCGGGGCGGCTGGCGCGCGGTCGGCCGCGACGACGCGGGCACGCTCGTGCCCGGCGCGCCGGCCGACTACGCGATCTGGCGCACCGGCGAGCTGGTGGTCCAGGCGCCGGACGACCGGGTGGCCCGATGGTCGACCGACCCCCGCTCCGGGACGCCCGGTCTGCCCGATCTGTCCCCCGGTGGCGAGCTGCCCGTCTGCCTGCGGACCGTCGTCTTCGGGCAGACGGTGTTCGTCCGGCCGAACGAGTGA
- a CDS encoding polyprenol monophosphomannose synthase — MNDGGQRRYGPLGKALVIIPTYNEAENIKPIVSRVRESVPEAHVLVADDNSPDGTGKFADELAAEDDHVHVLHRKGKEGLGAAYLAGFRWGMEHGYDVLVEMDADGSHQPEELPRLLTALKGADLVLGSRWVPGGRIVNWPKSREFISRGGSLYSRLMLDVPIRDVTGGYRAFRKETLQGLGLDDVASAGYCFQVDLARRAVAAGFHVVEVPITFVEREVGDSKMSRDILVEALWRVTGWGLTARAQKVGKLLGRKPSH, encoded by the coding sequence GTGAACGACGGTGGCCAGAGGCGTTACGGCCCGCTCGGCAAGGCCTTGGTGATCATCCCCACGTACAACGAGGCGGAGAACATCAAGCCGATCGTCTCGCGCGTACGGGAGTCCGTGCCGGAGGCGCACGTCCTCGTCGCCGACGACAACAGCCCCGACGGCACGGGGAAGTTCGCCGACGAGCTCGCCGCCGAGGACGATCACGTCCACGTGCTGCACCGCAAGGGCAAGGAGGGCCTCGGCGCCGCCTACCTCGCGGGCTTCCGCTGGGGCATGGAACACGGCTACGACGTCCTGGTCGAGATGGACGCCGACGGCTCCCACCAGCCGGAGGAACTGCCGCGGCTGCTCACCGCCCTCAAGGGCGCCGACCTGGTGCTCGGCTCCCGCTGGGTGCCCGGCGGCCGGATCGTGAACTGGCCGAAGTCCCGGGAGTTCATCTCCCGTGGCGGCAGCCTCTACTCGCGCCTCATGCTCGACGTCCCGATCCGCGACGTCACCGGCGGCTACCGGGCCTTCCGCAAGGAGACGCTGCAGGGCCTCGGCCTCGACGACGTCGCCTCGGCCGGCTACTGCTTCCAGGTCGACCTGGCCCGCCGCGCGGTCGCGGCCGGCTTCCACGTGGTCGAGGTGCCCATCACCTTCGTGGAGCGCGAGGTCGGCGACTCCAAGATGAGCCGCGACATCCTCGTCGAGGCGCTGTGGCGGGTCACCGGCTGGGGTCTGACGGCCCGCGCGCAGAAGGTCGGCAAGCTGCTCGGCCGCAAGCCCTCGCACTGA
- a CDS encoding acyl-CoA dehydrogenase family protein, which yields MSDRAPQPVERRLPTEEARELFALVREIAAREVAPHAAEEEAAGRFPRELFALLSASGLLGLPYDSAYGGGDQPYTVYLQVLEELAAARLTVALGVSVHSLSCHALAAFGTEEQRAAHLPAMLGGGLLGAYCLSEPSSGSDAAGLRTRAVRDGDDWVLDGTKAWITHGGVADFYTVMARTGEEGPKGITAFLVPGDAPGLSAAAPERKMGMKGSPTAQVHLDGVRVPDARRIGAEGQGFPIALAALDSGRLGIAACAVGLAQAALDTAVGYARERRQFGRPIADFQGLRFLLADMATQVEAGRALYLEAARLRDEGRPFGRQAAMAKLFCSDAAMRVTTDAVQVLGGYGYTADFPAERFLREAKMLQIVEGTNQIQRVVIARHLAGPESR from the coding sequence ATGTCCGACCGCGCCCCGCAGCCCGTGGAACGCCGGCTGCCCACCGAGGAGGCCCGGGAGCTGTTCGCCCTGGTCCGGGAGATCGCCGCCCGGGAGGTCGCGCCGCACGCCGCCGAGGAGGAGGCCGCCGGCCGCTTCCCCCGCGAGCTCTTCGCGCTGCTCTCCGCCTCGGGCCTGCTCGGGCTCCCGTACGACTCCGCCTACGGCGGCGGCGACCAGCCGTACACCGTCTACCTCCAGGTGCTGGAGGAGCTGGCCGCCGCCCGGCTCACGGTGGCGCTCGGGGTCAGCGTGCACAGCCTGTCCTGCCACGCCCTGGCCGCCTTCGGTACCGAGGAGCAGCGGGCCGCGCACCTGCCGGCGATGCTCGGCGGCGGTCTCCTCGGCGCGTACTGCCTCTCCGAGCCGTCCTCGGGCTCCGACGCGGCCGGCTTGCGCACCCGGGCGGTCAGGGACGGCGACGACTGGGTGCTCGACGGCACCAAGGCGTGGATCACCCACGGCGGGGTCGCCGATTTCTACACCGTGATGGCCCGGACCGGCGAGGAGGGGCCGAAGGGCATCACGGCGTTCCTCGTGCCCGGCGACGCGCCGGGTCTGAGCGCCGCCGCGCCGGAGCGGAAGATGGGCATGAAGGGCTCGCCGACCGCCCAGGTGCACCTCGACGGCGTCCGCGTCCCCGACGCGCGGCGGATCGGGGCGGAGGGGCAGGGCTTCCCGATCGCGCTCGCCGCCCTGGACTCGGGGCGGCTCGGCATCGCGGCCTGTGCGGTCGGCCTCGCCCAGGCAGCGCTGGACACGGCCGTCGGGTACGCGCGCGAGCGGCGGCAGTTCGGCCGGCCGATCGCCGACTTCCAGGGCCTGCGCTTCCTGCTCGCCGACATGGCCACCCAGGTCGAGGCGGGCCGGGCCCTGTACCTGGAGGCGGCGCGGCTGCGCGACGAGGGCCGGCCGTTCGGCCGGCAGGCGGCGATGGCGAAGCTGTTCTGCTCGGACGCGGCGATGCGGGTGACGACGGACGCGGTGCAGGTGCTCGGCGGCTACGGCTACACCGCGGACTTCCCGGCCGAACGGTTTCTGCGCGAGGCGAAGATGCTCCAGATCGTCGAGGGCACGAATCAGATCCAGCGGGTCGTCATCGCACGTCACCTTGCCGGACCAGAGTCCCGTTGA
- a CDS encoding hemolysin family protein — protein sequence MSLLPLLFAVLLVLANGFFVGAEFALVSVRRSQIEPLGGKRARQVLHGLENLPQMMAAAQFGITVCSLTLGAVAEPTVARLLEPVFHAVGVPEGLIHPLGYVLALAAVVFLHLVIGEMVPKNLAMADPERTALWLAPALVGFARLCRPVTRALGACARVVLRAFGVEPKDEVEAVFTSTQLGRLVEDAGQAGLLDPAEQERLEDALELGTRPVTDVLIPSASLVTVPPSVTPREIEELTVRTGYSRFPVRGEGRGGAFMGFVHVKDVLDLEEEERAVPQQVWRPMATLRAELPLDDALTVMRRAATHLAQVADASGRVLGLVALEDVLETLVGEVRDPAHRVASPPRPSAQGQSPQAQSPSQPSRPAEALTR from the coding sequence ATGAGTCTGCTTCCCCTGCTCTTCGCCGTCCTGCTGGTCCTGGCCAACGGGTTCTTCGTCGGCGCGGAGTTCGCGCTGGTCTCCGTGCGGCGCAGCCAGATCGAGCCGCTGGGCGGCAAGCGGGCCCGCCAGGTCCTCCACGGCCTGGAGAACCTGCCGCAGATGATGGCCGCCGCACAGTTCGGCATCACCGTCTGCTCGCTGACGCTCGGCGCCGTCGCCGAGCCGACCGTGGCACGGCTGCTCGAACCCGTCTTCCACGCCGTGGGCGTGCCGGAGGGCCTGATCCATCCGCTCGGGTACGTGCTCGCGCTCGCCGCGGTGGTCTTCCTCCACCTGGTGATCGGCGAGATGGTCCCGAAGAACCTCGCCATGGCCGACCCCGAGCGGACCGCGCTGTGGCTCGCCCCCGCCCTCGTCGGCTTCGCCCGGCTCTGCCGGCCGGTGACCCGCGCGCTGGGCGCCTGCGCCCGGGTCGTCCTGCGCGCCTTCGGGGTCGAGCCGAAGGACGAGGTGGAGGCGGTCTTCACCAGTACCCAGCTGGGCCGGCTCGTCGAGGACGCCGGCCAGGCCGGGCTCCTCGACCCGGCCGAACAGGAGCGCCTGGAGGACGCCCTGGAGCTGGGCACCCGCCCGGTGACGGACGTCCTCATCCCCTCGGCCTCGCTGGTGACGGTCCCCCCGTCCGTCACCCCGCGCGAGATCGAGGAGCTGACGGTCAGGACCGGCTACTCCCGCTTCCCCGTACGTGGCGAGGGTCGGGGCGGCGCCTTCATGGGCTTCGTGCACGTGAAGGACGTCCTCGACCTGGAGGAGGAGGAACGGGCGGTGCCCCAGCAGGTCTGGCGGCCGATGGCCACCCTCCGGGCCGAGCTGCCGCTGGACGACGCGCTCACGGTGATGCGCCGGGCCGCGACCCATCTGGCCCAGGTGGCGGACGCCTCGGGGCGGGTGCTCGGCCTCGTCGCCCTGGAGGACGTCCTGGAGACGCTGGTGGGCGAGGTCCGCGACCCGGCCCACCGGGTGGCGTCGCCACCGCGTCCGTCTGCGCAGGGGCAGTCGCCCCAGGCCCAGTCGCCGTCGCAGCCGTCGAGGCCGGCGGAGGCGCTGACGCGCTGA
- a CDS encoding peptidase C39 family protein, producing MPPSPASAPRRTVLAALAAAAGTAATAATAAPAAALTGACSDPATCPDEAGGDHAPAPGGPVDNRFWHTYTDWRCGTAAGTRAVAGHRPALVIDTPAGRTDYTDPHTGRTAAWEYAVWTSPVHTSAVPATEVVTSWNAHTPPGTWLQAELAGTYGDGTGTPWFVMGRWAAGDTDIRRTSVDDQSDGRASVWTDTLSVDDPASGLRLVSYRLRVTLYRRPGTTLTPVVWRLGAMASDVPDRFTVPPSEPGLDHELIVPRYSQNTHIGQYPEYDNGGEAWCSPTSSQMIVEYWGRRPSPADLAWVDPAFADPQVCHAARFTYDHQYAGCGNWTFNAAYAATYPDMNAVVTRLRSLTDLETLIGAGIPAITSQSFRKEELTGAGYGTSGHLMTVIGFTADGDVIANDPASPSNEAVRRVYRRREWESIWLRTKRYNAAGKVVSGTGGVCYLFFPDRPTPAQRKALAAVGVR from the coding sequence ATGCCCCCTTCCCCCGCCTCGGCCCCCCGCAGAACCGTCCTCGCCGCGCTCGCGGCCGCCGCTGGCACCGCCGCGACCGCGGCCACCGCGGCACCCGCCGCCGCGCTGACCGGTGCCTGCTCCGACCCCGCGACCTGCCCCGACGAGGCCGGGGGCGACCACGCCCCGGCGCCCGGCGGCCCGGTCGACAACCGCTTCTGGCACACGTACACCGACTGGCGCTGCGGCACCGCCGCCGGCACCCGGGCCGTCGCCGGCCACCGCCCCGCCCTGGTCATCGACACCCCGGCCGGCCGCACCGACTACACCGACCCGCACACCGGCCGCACGGCCGCCTGGGAGTACGCGGTGTGGACCTCGCCCGTCCACACCTCCGCCGTCCCCGCCACCGAGGTCGTCACCTCCTGGAACGCCCACACCCCGCCCGGCACCTGGCTCCAGGCCGAACTGGCCGGCACCTACGGCGACGGCACCGGGACGCCGTGGTTCGTGATGGGCCGCTGGGCCGCCGGCGACACCGACATCCGCCGCACCTCGGTCGACGACCAGAGCGACGGCAGGGCCTCCGTCTGGACCGACACCCTCTCCGTCGACGACCCGGCGAGCGGCCTGAGGCTCGTCTCGTACCGGCTGCGCGTCACCCTGTACCGCAGGCCCGGCACGACCCTGACCCCCGTGGTGTGGCGGCTCGGCGCGATGGCCTCGGACGTCCCGGACCGGTTCACCGTGCCCCCCTCCGAGCCCGGCCTCGACCACGAGCTGATCGTGCCGCGCTACTCGCAGAACACCCACATCGGCCAGTACCCGGAGTACGACAACGGCGGCGAGGCGTGGTGCAGCCCCACCTCCTCGCAGATGATCGTCGAGTACTGGGGCCGGCGGCCCTCGCCCGCCGACCTGGCGTGGGTGGACCCGGCCTTCGCCGACCCCCAGGTCTGCCACGCGGCCCGCTTCACCTACGACCACCAGTACGCGGGCTGCGGCAACTGGACCTTCAACGCCGCCTACGCCGCCACCTACCCCGACATGAACGCGGTCGTGACCCGCCTGCGCTCCCTCACCGACCTGGAGACCCTGATCGGGGCCGGAATTCCGGCCATCACCTCCCAGTCCTTCCGCAAGGAGGAACTGACCGGGGCGGGATACGGCACCTCCGGCCACCTCATGACCGTGATCGGCTTCACCGCGGACGGCGACGTGATCGCCAACGACCCGGCCTCGCCCAGCAACGAGGCGGTCCGCCGGGTCTACCGGCGGCGCGAGTGGGAGAGCATCTGGCTGCGCACCAAGCGCTACAACGCCGCCGGCAAAGTGGTGTCCGGCACAGGCGGGGTCTGCTACCTCTTCTTCCCCGACCGGCCGACTCCCGCCCAGCGCAAGGCGCTTGCCGCCGTCGGCGTCCGCTGA
- a CDS encoding AAA family ATPase encodes MDFGTQGTHAPAELAWLRGVDAYTMGAYPQAEEEFRTAVRIDPGMADGWLGLHALRVDTTTALLRMYRNRERFGEQRARHRRNLNSWYWLGWWVQPVLESPRDLLLAHASHWLDGRHVPELDRALAGLPPVDTDPQVRFLHACRSYLVKDWEQLVRHTEPLVDDPMLGIEAGLFGGMARVRLEMYGQAEPLLSTALMRCRSEQPQRKELRYWLARAHEGTGRTAAALPLYRAVHRIDPSFMDTAARLAAIAEYDGFEGPDDPMGLAPAMYGGLGQDTVDGERADPDVPAGDGLLLKPEAAPPPAPAPPEPPDVVRQKAAVPRQPVPSRFPASPTDPALLAEALAELERMVGMEPVKRQVKALSAQLEMARLRAGQGLPVQPPKRHFVFSGPSGTGKTTVARILGRVFYALGLLGGDHLVEAQRADLVGEFLGQTAVKANELIDSAVGGVLFVDEAYSLSNTGYSKGDAYGDEALQVLLKRAEDNRDHLVVILAGYPEGMDRLLATNPGLSSRFTTRVDFPSYRPRELTAIGEVLAAANGDGWDEEALDELRSISAHVVEQGWIDELGNGRFLRTLYEKSCAYRDLRLSGYPGTPNREDLATLRLPDLMQAYGEVLSGRGPANRGPQEPPGI; translated from the coding sequence ATGGACTTCGGCACACAGGGCACGCATGCCCCCGCCGAGCTCGCCTGGCTGCGCGGAGTCGACGCCTACACGATGGGCGCCTATCCGCAGGCCGAGGAGGAGTTCCGTACGGCGGTGCGCATCGATCCCGGCATGGCCGACGGCTGGCTCGGTCTGCACGCGCTGCGGGTCGACACCACGACCGCGCTGTTGCGGATGTACCGCAACCGCGAGCGGTTCGGCGAGCAGCGGGCCCGGCACCGAAGGAACCTGAACTCCTGGTACTGGCTGGGCTGGTGGGTGCAGCCGGTGCTGGAGAGCCCGCGCGATCTGCTGCTCGCGCACGCCTCGCACTGGCTCGACGGACGTCACGTCCCCGAGCTCGACCGGGCGCTCGCCGGCCTGCCGCCCGTCGACACCGACCCCCAGGTCCGCTTCCTGCACGCCTGCCGCTCGTATCTGGTCAAGGACTGGGAGCAGCTGGTGCGGCACACCGAGCCGCTGGTCGACGACCCGATGCTCGGCATCGAGGCGGGGCTTTTCGGCGGCATGGCCCGGGTGCGTCTGGAGATGTACGGGCAGGCGGAGCCGCTCCTCTCCACGGCACTCATGCGCTGCCGCAGCGAGCAGCCGCAGCGCAAGGAACTGCGCTACTGGCTGGCCCGGGCGCACGAGGGCACCGGCCGGACCGCCGCCGCGCTGCCCCTGTACCGGGCGGTGCACCGGATCGACCCGTCCTTCATGGACACGGCGGCCCGGCTCGCGGCCATCGCCGAGTACGACGGCTTCGAGGGGCCGGACGACCCGATGGGGCTCGCGCCCGCGATGTACGGAGGGCTCGGCCAGGACACGGTGGACGGCGAGCGCGCCGACCCGGACGTCCCGGCCGGTGACGGCCTGCTCCTGAAGCCGGAGGCCGCCCCGCCGCCCGCGCCCGCTCCTCCGGAGCCGCCGGACGTGGTGCGCCAGAAGGCGGCGGTCCCACGGCAGCCGGTGCCGTCGCGCTTCCCGGCAAGCCCCACGGACCCGGCGCTGCTGGCGGAGGCGCTCGCGGAGCTGGAGCGGATGGTCGGCATGGAGCCGGTCAAGCGACAGGTGAAGGCGCTGTCGGCGCAGCTGGAGATGGCCCGGCTGCGAGCGGGGCAGGGCCTTCCGGTCCAGCCGCCGAAACGGCACTTCGTCTTCTCCGGCCCCTCCGGCACCGGGAAGACCACGGTGGCCCGCATCCTCGGCCGGGTCTTCTACGCACTCGGGCTGCTCGGCGGCGACCATCTGGTGGAGGCGCAGCGGGCCGACCTGGTCGGCGAGTTCCTGGGCCAGACCGCGGTCAAGGCCAACGAGCTGATCGACTCGGCGGTCGGCGGGGTGCTCTTCGTCGACGAGGCGTACTCGCTCTCCAACACCGGCTACAGCAAGGGCGACGCCTACGGCGACGAGGCCCTCCAGGTCCTCCTGAAGCGCGCCGAGGACAACCGCGACCACCTGGTCGTGATCCTGGCCGGCTATCCCGAGGGGATGGACCGGCTCCTCGCGACCAATCCCGGGCTGTCCTCCCGCTTCACGACCCGGGTGGACTTCCCCTCGTACCGCCCCCGCGAGCTCACGGCGATCGGCGAGGTGCTGGCCGCCGCCAACGGCGACGGCTGGGACGAGGAGGCCCTCGACGAGCTGCGCTCGATCAGCGCGCACGTCGTCGAGCAGGGCTGGATCGACGAACTCGGCAACGGCCGCTTCCTGCGCACCCTGTACGAGAAGTCCTGCGCCTACCGCGATCTGCGGCTGTCCGGTTACCCGGGCACCCCGAACCGCGAGGACCTCGCCACGCTGCGGCTGCCGGATCTGATGCAGGCGTACGGGGAGGTGCTGTCGGGCCGCGGTCCGGCGAACCGCGGCCCGCAGGAACCGCCGGGGATCTGA